One genomic window of Garra rufa chromosome 24, GarRuf1.0, whole genome shotgun sequence includes the following:
- the LOC141300071 gene encoding myosin-7-like, with the protein MGDALMAEFGPAASFLRKSDKERLEAQTRPFDMKKECFVPDPEVEYVKASVISRDGDKVTVETEFKKTVTVKEVDVHPQNPPKFDKIEDMAMFTFLHEPAVLFNLKERYAAWMIYTYSGLFCVTVNPYKWLPVYNQEVVNAYRGKKRSEAPPHIFSISDNAYQYMLSDRENQSVLITGESGAGKTVNTKRVIQYFASIAAAPGKKDQSTEKKGTLEDQIIQCNPALEAFGNAKTIRNDNSSRFGKFIRIHFGVSGKLSSADIETYLLEKSRVTYQLKAERDYHIFYQILSQRKPELLEMLLITNNPYDYSFISQGETQVASIDDGDELQATDEAFDVLGFTHEEKNSIYKLTGAVMHYGNMKFKQKQREEQAEADGTEDADKVSYLMGLNSADVIKGLCHPRVKVGNEWVTKGQNVQQVYYSIGALAKSVYEKMFLWMVVRINQSLDTKQPRQYFIGVLDIAGFEIFDYNTFEQLCINFTNEKLQQFFNHHMFVLEQEEYKKEGIEWEFIDFGMDLQACIELIEKPMGIMSILEEECMFPKASDATFKAKLYDNHLGKNPNFQKPRIIKGRPEAHFALVHYAGTVDYNISNWLVKNKDPLNETVVGLFQKSTLKLLSILFANYASADAAADGGGKSGKGTKKKGSSFQTVSALHRENLNKLMTNLKSTHPHFVRCLIPNETKTPGAMENPLVMHQLRCNGVLEGIRICRKGFPNRILYGDFKQRYRILNPAAIPEGQFIDNKKGAEKLLGSLDIDHNQYKLGHTKVFFKAGLLGTLEEMRDDRLALIITGIQSRARGFLSRLEFQKIVERRDSLLVIQWNVRAFMGVKNWPWMKLYFKIKPLLKSAETEKEMANMKEEFLKLKEAYAKSEARKKELEEKMVSLLQEKNDLQLAVQSEQDSLTDAEERCEGLIKSKIQLEAKVKELSERLEDEEEMNSEMTAKKRKLEDECSELKKDIDDLELTLAKVEKEKHATENKVKNLTEEMAALDEIIAKLTKEKKALQEAHQQTLDDLQSEEDKVNTLTKAKAKLEQQVDDLEGSLEQEKKIRMDLERVKRKLEGDLKLTQENVMDLENDKQQMEERIKKKDFEISQLNSKIEDEQAMESQLQKKLKELQARIEELEEELEAERAARAKVEKQRADLSRELEEISERLEEAGGATAAQIEMNKKREAELHKLRRDLEEATLQNEATSATLRKKHADSVADLGEQIDNLQRVKQKLEKEKSELRLELDDVVSNMEQIVKAKANLEKMCRTLEDQMSEYRTKAEEGQRTINDFTMQKAKMQTENGELSRQLEEKDSLVSQLTRGKQSYTQQTEDLKRQLEEEVKAKNALAHAVQSARHDADLLREQYEEEQEAKAELQRSLSKANSEVAQWRTKYETDAIQRTEELEDAKKKLAQRLQDAEEAVEAVNAKCSSLEKTKHRLQNEIEDLMVDVERSNAAAAALDKKQRNFDKVLAEWKQKYEESQTELESSQKEARSLSTELFKLKNSYEESLDHLESMKRENKILQEEISDLTEQLGESGKNIHELEKARKQLEQEKQEIQTALEEAEGSLEHEEGKILRAQLEFNQIKADIERKLTEKDEEMEQSKRNQQRVVDTLQSSLEAETRSRNEALRVKKKMEGDLNEMEIQLSQANRQASEAQKQLKGLHGHLKDAQMQLDDALRGNDDLKENIAIVDRRNNLLQAELDELRSLVEQTERGRKLAEQELLDVSERVQLLHSQNTSLLNQKKKLEGDNSQLQTEVEEAVQECRNAEEKAKKAITDAAMMAEELKKEQDTSAHLERMKKNMEQTIKDLQHRLDEAEQIAMKGGKKQVQKLEARVRELENEVELEQRKASESVKGIRKYERRIKELTYQTEEDRKNLARLQDLVDKLQLKVKSYKRAAEEAEEQANSNLGKFRKIQHELDEAEERADIAESQVNKLRAKTREAGSKKGHDEE; encoded by the exons ATGGGGGACGCTTTGATGGCAGAGTTTGGACCTGCGGCTTCGTTCTTACGAAAGTCGGACAAGGAGCGTCTGGAGGCCCAGACTCGGCCCTTTGACATGAAGAAGGAATGCTTTGTGCCTGATCCTGAGGTTGAGTACGTAAAAGCCTCCGTCATCAGTAGAGACGGTGACAAAGTCACTGTTGAGACTGAATTTAAAAAG ACAGTAACTGTGAAGGAGGTTGACGTTCACCCTCAGAACCCGCCAAAGTTCGATAAAATTGAGGACATGGCTATGTTCACCTTCCTGCACGAGCCCGCTGTGCTGTTTAACCTCAAAGAGCGTTACGCAGCCTGGATGATCTAC ACCTACTCTGGGCTCTTCTGTGTCACTGTCAACCCCTACAAGTGGTTGCCAGTGTACAACCAGGAAGTTGTCAATGCTTACAGAGGAAAGAAGAGGAGTGAAGCTCCTCCTCACATCTTCTCCATCTCAGACAATGCCTATCAGTACATGCTGTCAG ACAGAGAAAACCAGTCTGTCCTGATCAC tggaGAATCCGGTGCTGGAAAGACTGTGAACACTAAAAGAGTAATCCAGTACTTTGCAAGCATTGCAGCAGCACCTGGCAAGAAAGATCAATCAACGGAGAAAAAG GGTACTCTGGAGGATCAAATCATCCAGTGTAATCCTGCTCTGGAGGCTTTTGGTAATGCCAAGACCATCAGAAATGACAACTCTTCCAGATTT GGTAAATTCATCCGTATTCATTTTGGCGTCAGTGGAAAGTTATCTTCCGCTGACATTGAGACTT ATCTGCTGGAGAAGTCTCGTGTAACTTATCAGCTCAAGGCTGAGAGAGACTACCACATCTTCTACCAGATCTTGTCCCAGAGAAAACCAGAACTGCTGG AGATGCTGCTCATCACCAACAACCCCTATGACTATTCCTTCATCTCCCAAGGAGAGACACAAGTGGCATCTATTGATGATGGTGACGAGCTGCAAGCCACTGAT GAAGCGTTTGATGTGTTGGGCTTCACCCATGAGGAGAAGAACAGCATCTACAAACTGACTGGTGCCGTCATGCATTACGGCAACATGAAGTTCAAACAGAAGCAACGAGAGGAACAGGCCGAGGCTGATGGGACTGAGG ATGCTGACAAAGTTTCATATCTGATGGGCCTAAACTCCGCTGACGTGATCAAGGGTTTGTGCCACCCGAGGGTCAAAGTAGGAAATGAGTGGGTGACCAAGGGACAGAATGTCCAGCAG GTGTACTACTCTATTGGTGCTCTGGCAAAGTCAGTGTACGAGAAGATGTTCTTGTGGATGGTTGTGAGAATCAACCAATCTCTAGACACCAAACAGCCTCGCCAGTACTTCATTGGTGTGCTGGACATTGCTGGGTTTGAGATCTTTGAT TACAACACCTTCGAGCAGCTGTGCATCAACTTCACTAATGAGAAGTTGCAGCAGTTCTTCAACCACCACATGTTTGTGCTGGAGCAAGAGGAATACAAGAAGGAGGGTATCGAGTGGGAGTTCATTGACTTCGGCATGGACTTGCAGGCTTGTATTGAGCTAATCGAGAAG CCTATGGGTATCATGTCCATCCTTGAAGAGGAGTGCATGTTCCCCAAAGCCAGTGATGCAACATTCAAAGCTAAGCTTTACGACAACCATTTGGGCAAAAATCCTAACTTCCAGAAGCCCAGAATTATCAAGGGCAGACCAGAAGCCCATTTTGCCCTGGTTCACTACGCTGGCACTGTTGACTACAACATTTCAAACTGGCTAGTGAAGAACAAGGACCCTCTCAATGAAACGGTTGTAGGGTTGTTCCAGAAATCAACTCTTAAGCTGTTATCTATTCTGTTTGCTAATTATGCAAGTGCTGACGCAG CTGCCGATGGTGGAGGTAAGAGTGGCAAAGGAACAAAAAAGAAGGGCTCTTCCTTCCAGACAGTGTCAGCCCTGCATAGG GAGAACCTGAACAAGCTGATGACCAACTTGAAGTcaactcaccctcattttgtgCGTTGCCTGATTCCCAATGAGACTAAGACTCCTGGGGCGATGGAGAATCCTCTGGTCATGCACCAGCTGCGCTGTAACGGTGTGCTGGAGGGCATCAGGATCTGCAGAAAGGGATTCCCCAACAGGATCCTGTATGGAGATTTTAAACAACG GTACCGCATCTTAAATCCTGCTGCTATCCCTGAGGGACAGTTCATTGATAACAAGAAGGGTGCAGAAAAACTTCTGGGTTCTCTGGACATTGATCACAACCAGTACAAGTTAGGACATACTAAG GTGTTTTTTAAGGCTGGTCTACTGGGTACACTTGAGGAGATGCGAGATGACCGTCTTGCACTTATTATTACTGGAATTCAGTCCAGGGCTCGTGGTTTTCTATCAAGACTTGAGTTCCAGAAAATTGTGGAGAGAAG AGATTCTTTGTTGGTGATCCAGTGGAACGTACGTGCCTTCATGGGTGTCAAGAATTGGCCCTGGATGAAGCTCTACTTCAAGATTAAGCCTCTGCTGAAATCTGCCGAGACTGAGAAAGAAATGGCCAACATGAAGGAAGAATTCCTGAAGCTGAAGGAGGCTTATGCCAAATCTGAAGCCCGCAAAAAGGAGCTTGAGGAAAAGATGGTTTCTCTTCTCCAAGAGAAGAATGACCTCCAGCTTGCTGTGCAGTCT GAGCAAGATAGTCTTACAGATGCTGAGGAGCGATGTGAGGGTCTTATCAAGAGCAAAATACAACTTGAAGCCAAAGTCAAAGAGCTGTCTGAGAGACTGGAAGATGAAGAAGAAATGAATTCTGAGATGACTGCCAAGAAAAGAAAGCTGGAGGATGAATGTTCTGAGCTCAAGAAGGACATTGATGATCTTGAACTCACTCTAGCCAAAGTGGAGAAAGAGAAGCATGCCACTGAGAACAAG GTTAAAAACCTGACAGAAGAGATGGCAGCTTTAGATGAAATCATTGCTAAGCTGACCAAGGAGAAGAAAGCTCTGCAGGAGGCCCATCAGCAAACACTGGATGACCTCCAGAGTGAGGAAGACAAAGTCAACACTCTCACTAAAGCCAAAGCCAAGCTGGAGCAACAAGTGGATGAT CTTGAAGGTTCTCTGGAACAAGAAAAGAAAATTCGCATGGATCTTGAGAGAGTTAAAAGAAAGCTTGAGGGTGACTTGAAGTTGACTCAAGAGAATGTGATGGATTTGGAAAATGATAAGCAGCAGATGGAGGAGCGGATAAAGAA AAAAGACTTTGAAATAAGCCAGCTCAATAGCAAGATTGAAGATGAGCAGGCAATGGAATCCCAGCTTCAGAAGAAACTGAAGGAGCTGCAG GCTCGTATTGAAGAGCTTGAGGAAGAGCTGGAGGCTGAGAGAGCTGCTCGTGCCAAAGTTGAGAAACAGAGAGCTGATCTGTCCAGAGAACTGGAGGAGATCAGCGAGAGGCTGGAGGAGGCTGGTGGAGCCACTGCTGCCCAGATTGAGATGAACAAGAAACGTGAAGCTGAGCTCCATAAACTGCGCAGAGACCTTGAAGAGGCCACTCTGCAAAATGAGGCCACCTCTGCAACACTGAGGAAGAAACATGCCGACAGTGTTGCTGATCTGGGAGAGCAGATTGACAACCTTCAGAGAGTGAAGCAGAAGCTGGAGAAAGAGAAGAGTGAACTCAGACTGGAACTGGATGATGTGGTCTCCAACATGGAGCAGATTGTAAAGGCAAAG GCAAACTTGGAGAAAATGTGTAGAACTCTGGAAGATCAGATGAGCGAGTACAGAACCAAGGCTGAGGAAGGTCAACGCACAATCAATGACTTCACAATGCAAAAAGCCAAAATGCAAACTGAGAATG GTGAACTGTCCAGACAGCTAGAGGAGAAAGACTCCCTGGTGTCTCAGTTGACCAGAGGCAAGCAGTCCTACACTCAGCAGACTGAAGACCTCAAGAGACAACTAGAGGAGGAAGTCAAG GCTAAGAATGCCCTGGCCCATGCAGTTCAATCTGCTCGTCATGATGCTGATCTGCTGAGGGAGCAGTATGAGGAGGAACAGGAAGCCAAAGCTGAGCTGCAGCGTAGTCTGTCCAAGGCAAACTCTGAGGTGGCTCAGTGGAGAACTAAGTATGAAACTGATGCCATCCAGAGGACTGAGGAGCTGGAGGATGCCAA GAAGAAGCTGGCTCAGCGATTACAAGACGCAGAAGAAGCTGTGGAAGCTGTCAATGCTAAATGCTCCTCACTGGAGAAGACCAAACACAGGCTGCAGAATGAGATTGAAGATCTTATGGTGGATGTGGAGAGATctaatgctgctgctgctgctctggACAAGAAGCAAAGAAACTTTGACAAG GTCCTAGCTGAGTGGAAGCAGAAGTATGAGGAGTCCCAAACTGAACTGGAAAGTTCCCAAAAAGAAGCTAGATCCCTGAGTACTGAACTCTTTAAATTGAAAAACTCATATGAGGAGTCACTGGACCACCTGGAGAGCATGAAGAGGGAGAACAAGATTCTCCAAG AGGAAATCTCTGACCTCACTGAGCAACTTGGTGAGAGTGGGAAGAATATTCATGAGTTGGAGAAAGCTCGGAAACAACTGGAGCAGGAGAAACAAGAGATACAAACTGCTCTAGAGGAGGCTGAG GGTTCCCTTGAACATGAAGAGGGCAAGATACTTAGAGCTCAGCTTGAGTTCAATCAGATCAAAGCTGACATTGAACGTAAGCTGACTGAGAAAGATGAAGAGATGGAGCAGTCCAAGAGGAACCAGCAGAGAGTGGTCGATACTCTGCAGAGTTCACTGGAAGCAGAGACTCGCAGCAGGAATGAAGCCCTCAGAGTGAAGAAGAAGATGGAGGGAGACCTCAATGAGATGGAGATTCAGCTCAGCCAGGCTAACAGACAGGCATCAGAAGCCCAGAAACAACTCAAGGGTCTTCATGGACATCTCAAA GATGCCCAAATGCAGCTGGATGATGCTCTTCGTGGTAATGATGATCTCAAAGAGAACATCGCCATTGTGGATAGACGCAACAATCTGCTGCAGGCTGAACTGGATGAGCTGAGATCCCTGGTGGAACAGACTGAGAGAGGAAGGAAACTGGCTGAGCAGGAACTGCTGGACGTCAGCGAGAGAGTTCAGCTCCTGCATTCTCAG AACACCAGTCTGCTGAATCAGAAGAAGAAGCTGGAGGGAGATAATTCTCAGCTTCAGACTGAGGTTGAGGAGGCAGTTCAGGAGTGCAGGAATGCTGAGGAAAAGGCCAAGAAGGCCATCACTGATGCTGCCATGATGGCAGAGGAGCTGAAGAAGGAGCAGGACACCAGTGCTCATCTGGAGCGCATGAAGAAGAACATGGAGCAGACCATCAAGGACCTGCAGCACCGTCTGGATGAAGCTGAGCAGATCGCCATGAAGGGAGGCAAGAAGCAGGTCCAGAAACTGGAAGCCAGG GTGCGAGAACTGGAAAATGAGGTGGAGCTGGAGCAGAGAAAGGCAAGCGAGTCTGTGAAAGGAATCCGTAAATATGAGAGACGCATCAAGGAGCTCACCTACCAG ACTGAGGAGGACCGTAAGAATCTGGCACGTCTTCAGGACTTGGTGGACAAACTCCAGCTGAAGGTCAAGTCCTACAAGAGAGCTGCTGAGGAGGCG GAGGAACAGGCCAATTCTAATCTGGGCAAGTTCCGTAAGATTCAGCATGAGCTGGATGAGGCAGAAGAGAGGGCTGATATTGCTGAATCTCAGGTCAACAAGCTGAGAGCCAAGACCCGTGAAGCAGGATCTAAG AAAGGACATGATGAGGAATGA